From Campylobacter concisus, a single genomic window includes:
- a CDS encoding N-acetylmuramoyl-L-alanine amidase, whose translation MKRAIILFFIVCNFLFAAINSEIFAKFDKNFASSSRSAKIKFHNDIKDIYVDAIIKNDKNIKKQALTRLITSSKSLGFDSSGYIKDLNALNGIKSTSTSSASATTLTLLSATKVNDTLVLKFNTKIDTAKLKTSFLKQQNTYKNIMDIDGRLNGNPLTYKNFISDYIHISQYDKNTVRVIFSDKIQKTIKANATGDLLIISTQNFISNENVKTPLHKTKNKNEEIQPKEPGPNLKPQPAQSEPVAAPLPPVAASKFSRNKTIVIDPGHGGTDPGAVNGKLQEKTAVLGVAKKLGDILKARGYKVFFTRSTDVFINLRTRTKFANDKMADLFVSIHANAAPNAEKAKTMHGIETFFLSPARSERSKNAAALENKSDIEEMNYFSQQTFLNVLNREKIIASNKLGIDIQKEILASARKVYAASDGSVREAPFWVLVGALMPAVLVEIGYITHPVEGEKLFNDAYQNALANGIANGIDGYFAKNR comes from the coding sequence ATGAAACGAGCGATAATCCTCTTTTTTATTGTTTGTAATTTTCTTTTTGCTGCGATAAATTCGGAGATATTTGCAAAATTTGATAAAAATTTTGCCAGCTCAAGCAGAAGTGCAAAGATCAAATTTCACAACGATATAAAAGACATCTATGTCGACGCGATCATAAAAAATGACAAAAATATAAAAAAACAAGCACTCACAAGGCTTATAACCAGCTCAAAATCGCTTGGTTTTGATTCAAGTGGATATATAAAAGATCTAAATGCACTAAATGGCATAAAGAGCACTAGTACGTCTAGTGCTAGTGCTACTACTTTGACGCTGCTTAGTGCAACCAAGGTAAATGACACTTTGGTGCTTAAGTTTAATACAAAAATTGATACTGCAAAATTAAAAACATCCTTTTTAAAGCAGCAAAATACATATAAAAACATTATGGACATTGATGGTAGGTTAAATGGCAATCCGCTAACTTATAAAAATTTTATATCTGATTATATTCACATCTCGCAGTATGATAAAAATACCGTTAGAGTTATTTTTTCTGATAAGATCCAAAAGACTATAAAAGCAAATGCAACAGGTGATCTACTCATAATAAGTACACAAAATTTTATCTCAAACGAAAATGTAAAAACACCACTTCATAAAACTAAAAATAAAAACGAAGAGATTCAGCCAAAAGAACCAGGGCCAAATTTAAAGCCACAGCCTGCACAAAGTGAGCCAGTGGCAGCACCTTTGCCACCAGTTGCGGCTAGTAAATTTTCACGTAACAAAACGATCGTCATCGATCCAGGTCATGGTGGCACTGATCCAGGTGCAGTGAATGGCAAGCTTCAGGAAAAAACCGCAGTTCTAGGTGTAGCCAAAAAACTTGGCGACATATTAAAAGCACGTGGTTACAAGGTCTTTTTTACCAGGTCAACCGATGTCTTTATAAATTTAAGAACAAGAACAAAATTTGCAAATGATAAGATGGCTGACCTTTTTGTTTCTATCCATGCAAATGCCGCTCCAAACGCAGAAAAAGCAAAGACCATGCATGGCATTGAGACATTTTTCTTGTCGCCTGCAAGAAGCGAACGTAGCAAAAACGCAGCCGCACTTGAAAACAAATCAGATATTGAAGAGATGAATTACTTTTCACAGCAGACATTTTTAAATGTACTAAATCGCGAGAAGATTATCGCGTCAAATAAGCTTGGCATCGATATCCAAAAAGAAATTTTAGCAAGTGCTAGAAAGGTCTATGCTGCAAGTGACGGCAGTGTGAGAGAGGCGCCGTTTTGGGTACTTGTTGGTGCTCTTATGCCAGCAGTTCTTGTTGAGATCGGCTATATCACGCATCCAGTTGAGGGCGAAAAGCTCTTTAATGATGCCTATCAAAACGCCCTTGCAAACGGTATAGCAAACGGTATAGATGGATATTTTGCAAAAAATAGATGA